AAAAGTGTTGACTTTATCATTGTGTTTCGCTATACTTTAGTCTGTGAATAAAAGAATATGATGTACCGTAGACAGCAGGGGCAAATATCCGCTTAATCATCCTGCCGAGGTGTTTATAGATAAATTGGATATTTATGTTTTTCCAATGAATTGGTAAGCTCTCATGTCTGCGTGAGAGCTTTTTATTTACACTTGTGTTCCCATTAGATACGGTATAATCTTGTATTTTCTAGGAGGTGGAAGAATGTCTAGTATTATTGAGCAAAAGAAACAGCTAGTAGAAGAAATTAAAGACAAGTTTGTTTCTAGTGAAACTGTTGTTGTTGTTGACTATCGTGGTTTGGATGTTGCTGCAGTAACAGAATTGCGAAAACAATTGCGCGAAGAAGGAATTGAGTTCAAAGTTTACAAAAATACGATGACTCGTCGTGCAGTAGAAGCAGCTGAATTGAATGAGCTTAACGACATTTTAGTTGGGCCATCTGCAATTGCCTTTAGTAAAGATGATGCTGTAGCTCCTGCGCGCATTATTAAAAAATTTGCTAAAGAGAATGAAGCGCTTGAAATCAAAGGCGGTGTTATTCAAGGTAGTGTTGCTACACTTGAACAAGTACAAGAGCTTGCTGATCTTCCGAGCTACGAAGGTATGGTCTCTATGCTTCTTAGTGTACTTCAAGCACCAATTCGCAACCTTGCTTATGCAACCAAGGCAGTGGCTGAACAAAAAGAAGAACAAGGCGCATAATTTGCGTTTAACGGTATAAAAAAACATTTATTT
This genomic interval from Virgibacillus pantothenticus contains the following:
- the rplJ gene encoding 50S ribosomal protein L10, which codes for MSSIIEQKKQLVEEIKDKFVSSETVVVVDYRGLDVAAVTELRKQLREEGIEFKVYKNTMTRRAVEAAELNELNDILVGPSAIAFSKDDAVAPARIIKKFAKENEALEIKGGVIQGSVATLEQVQELADLPSYEGMVSMLLSVLQAPIRNLAYATKAVAEQKEEQGA